From a region of the Ficedula albicollis isolate OC2 chromosome 1A, FicAlb1.5, whole genome shotgun sequence genome:
- the CKAP4 gene encoding cytoskeleton-associated protein 4, whose protein sequence is MMKIVQQKQEVSEKAVKQGESEINRISEVLQKLQNEILKDLSDGIHMVKDARERDFTSLENTVEERLTELTKSINDNIAVFTEVQQRSQDEINNMKTKVGSLEQADVYKHEIKVLKDAFDQMQASMKMKEKDIETLKSTIDSMESDVYTEVKELVNLKQEHEKFKEAADTEHLSLKALQEKVLRAEDSIMQLPSDIKRLDEDLLQVKTNLNKWEDNELFRKALETFGKNSEGLESRLRHIEDSLESLASVAAQNSEKLESFLSKEAEYENKLNTLEQSISTLQGVSNTDVTSVTDVLKNLGEAQSSLYNDMESLKRSISDLPSSGALQDVQKQISTLLDQGNLQAGETLSQGYIEKFSSMEGSVDELRSSVSQVDSDLKMIRTAVDSLVAYSVKIENNENNLESVKSSIDDLRNDLERLFVKVEKIHENI, encoded by the coding sequence ATGATGAAGATTGttcagcagaagcaggaggtgAGCGAGAAGGCTGTAAAACAAGGGGAGAGTGAAATAAACCGGATCAGCGAAGTGCTTCAGAAGctacaaaatgaaattttaaaagacttgTCTGATGGCATTCACATGGTGAAGGATGCAAGGGAACGAGACTTCACATCTCTGGAAAACACAGTGGAAGAGAGACTAACAGAGCTGACCAAGTCAATAAACGATAACATTGCTGTATTCACTGAAGTCCAGCAGAGGAGTCAAGATGAAATCAACAATATGAAAACAAAGGTTGGTTCGCTAGAACAGGCAGATGTGTATAAACATGAAATTAAGGTGCTAAAAGATGCTTTTGATCAGATGCAAGCAtccatgaaaatgaaagaaaaggacatAGAGACCTTGAAGAGTACAATAGACTCCATGGAGTCTGATGTGTACACTGAAGTGAAAGAGTTAGTCAACCTCAAACAAGAACATGAAAAGTTCAAAGAGGCTGCGGACACTGAACACCTTTCATTAAAAGCTTTACAAGAGAAAGTTCTGAGAGCTGAGGATTCTATTATGCAGCTCCCTAGTGACATTAAAAGACTTGATGAAGATTTACTGCAAGTTAAAACCAACCTCAACAAATGGGAAGATAATGAACTCTTCAGAAAAGCATTAGAAACTTTTGGGAAGAACAGTGAAGGACTGGAGTCTCGATTGAGGCACATAGAAGACAGCCTAGAGTCTCTAGCATCTGTTGCTGctcaaaacagtgaaaaattgGAATCTTTCCTTTCTAAGGAGGCAGAGTATGAGAATAAACTCAATACCCTAGAACAAAGCATTAGCACTCTTCAGGGAGTCTCAAATACAGATGTAACTTCAGTCACAGATGTTCTGAAAAATCTTGGTGAGGCACAGAGTTCGCTGTACAATGACATGGAAAGCTTAAAGAGAAGCATCAGTGACTTGCCATCCTCTGGTGCTCTCCAAGATGTCCAGAAGCAAATTAGTACTTTGTTGGATCAAGGAAATCTTCAGGCAGGTGAAACGCTTTCTCAAGGCTACATTGAAAAGTTTTCTTCTATGGAAGGCTCCGTAGATGAACTGAGATCTTCTGTTAGCCAGGTCGATTCTGATTTGAAAATGATAAGAACTGCAGTGGATAGTTTAGTCGCCTATTCcgtgaaaattgaaaataatgagAACAACTTGGAGTCTGTGAAGAGCTCAATAGATGACCTGAGGAATGATCTGGAAAGGTTGTTCgtgaaagtagaaaaaatacatgaaaacatTTAG